CGTGTCGCAGATCACCCGGGTGGCCATCAGGGAGGTCATGTCACTGATGTCGTAGGGAGGGGACACCTCCACCACCTCGAGGCCGCAGACCGGCACATTGCGCACGATCAGTTCCAGCAGCTTGAGGGCCTCCCGCGGCAGCAGGCCGCCCGGCTCGGGCCAGCCGGTGCCGGGCACGAAGCCGGCGTCGATGCAGTCGATGTCGAAGGAGATGTACACGCAGTCGGTGCCGTCGGTGGCGCGTTCGATCGCGAACTTCGCCGCCGCCTCCAGGCCCATCTCGCAGATGTCGGTGACGGTGAGCACGTTGGTGCCCCGCTCCCGGCACACCTTCACCCCCTCGCGCGGCACCTGCCAGCCGCCGATGCCGAGCTGCACCAGGTTCTGCGCTGGTGCATTGGCCATGTTCGTGGCATGGAACCACGGGCAGGTGTGCATCCGCTCGTCCAGATCGATCTCCTGGGTGTCCACATGGCGATCGAAGTGGATGATCCCCACCTTCTTGTCACCCAGATGGCGGCAGACGCCGCGCACGGTGGGGAAGCCGATCGAGTGATCGCCGCCCAGGATGATCGGGAAGGCTCCGCTGCTGAACACATGAGCCACACCCTTGGAGATCTGGTCGAAGCTCTTTTCGTTGTTGGCGGGAATGGTGAAGATGTCCCCCACATCGCAGAGCTTGATCTGTTCGCGCAGATCCACCCCCATCTCGTAGTTGTAGGGGGTGTAGAGCGCCGAGATGCGGCGGATGCCCTGGGGGCCGAAGCGGGTGCCGGGCCGGTAGGTGGTGCCGGAATCGTGGGGCACGCCGAGGACGGCCACGTCGAACTCACCGACGCGGTTCACATCCTCGATGTACGGGGCCTTCATGAAGGTGTTGATGCCCGCGTAGTGGGGCAGTTCACCGCGGGAGAAGGTGGAGATGCGCCGATCGATGATGCTTTCGGCGGCCTCCAGGCCGAAGCGATGGGCCTGGTCCACCTCCTGCTGCCAGCCGGTGAGGGGAAGCTGGCGTTCCTTCTCGAGGGCGCGGAAGCCTTCGCCGGGATGCTGCCGGTCAAAGGCGCCTTCAGCGCCTGACGGTGAAACCATGGGGGGACGGGAGAGGGGAATGGGGCGGTCTCCCGGGCTTTTGTCCCTCCGTGCACCGGCGCCGCCGGTGTAGTTCTCTCGGACCAGACGCTGCTGAGGGGCCCTGAAGATCAGGAACCAACGCAGCCGGAACCCTAGAACCTGTCCGCCAGTGGAGTCTGGGGGAAGCGCAGGGTCGGCTCAGTACCGATCACTACCAATGGGCTGATCATGGGCTGATCCCGTTGCTCCGATCCCGCGGGGCGGATCCCGGTGAGGGTTGTTCGGTCGCTGGGGGCCGTGGCTGTGTTCTGCGGCTGTGCTCTGCGGCTGTGTTCTGCAGGTGTGTTCAGTGGCTGTGGTCGTGTTGGTGGTGAGGCTGCCCATGCTGCTGTCCGCCGGCGTTGCTGCCCTGCTGGGTGGGCTGGTGGTGGTCCGGGTGGGCCAGGGAAGGCAGGCCGAGCAGCAGCAGCGATCCCGCCGCCAGAACACGGGCTCCCCGCTGGGCCAGGGGCATCAGGGAGAACCGCGTCATCGAGAAGCTGCAGAAGGAGATGGGCGGACCGTATCCAGCGGCAGGGCGCAGGCCGGTAACGGACGACACCAATCCCGCCCCAGGGACCTGCATCGCGGGAGACCCGGTGCAGGAGCCCTGGCGGGGGCTCAGGGCCGGCCCCCGGCCGCCAGCATCTGCTCCGGCTGTACCCACTGGTCGAACTCCTCGGCACTCAGTTCGCCCAGCACCAGCGCCGCTTCCCGCAGGCTGAGCTTGTGCTGGTGGGCGTGCTTGGCGATGGCGCAGGCCCGGTCGTAGCCGATGGCCGGCGTGAGGGCCGTGACCAGCATCAGGCTCTGGTCGAGCAGGGTGGCGATCCGGGCCTCGTCGGCCACCAGACCCTCGATGCAGTGGGCGCGGAAGCCCTCACAGGCCCCGGCCAGCAGCGCGATGCTCTCCAGCACGTTGTGGGCGAGCAGGGGCTTGAACACGTTGAGTTCGAAGTTGCCCTGGCTGGCGGCCATCTGCACCGCCGCGTTGTTGCCCATCACCTGCACGGCCACCATGGTGAGGCTCTCGCACTGGGTGGGATTCACCTTGCCGGGCATGATCGAGGAGCCCGGTTCGTTCTCCGGCAGCACCAGTTCGCCCAGGCCGCAGCGGGGGCCGCTGGCCAGCCAGCGGATGTCGTTGCCGATCTTCATCAGCGAGCCCGCCAGCACCGTGAGCGCCCCGTGCACCGCCGCCAGGGGTTCATGGCCGGCCAGGGCCTGGAACTTGTTGGGGGCGCTGGTGAACGGCAGGCCCAGGCGCTCCGACAGCCGCGTGGCCACGGCCTCGCCGAACCCCTGGGGTGCATTCAGGCCCGTGCCCACGGCGGTGCCGCCGATCGCCAGCTGGTGCAGCTGGGGCAGGGCGGCCCTCAGGGTGTCCAGCCCCAGCTGGAGCTGAGCCCCGTAGCCGCTAAATTCCTGCCCCAGGCTGAGGGGCACCGCGTCCTGCAGGTGGGTGCGGCCGATCTTCACCACACGGCTGTAGGCCGTGGCCTTGACCTCCAGGGCCGCCTTGAGCGCTTCCACGGATGGAACCAGCTGGTGGTGCAGCTCCAGGGCCACCGCGACATGCAGGGCGGCTGGAAAGGTGTCGTTGCTCGACTGGCTGAGGTTGACGTGGTCGTTGGGGTGCACCGGCTGCTTCGAGCCCAGCACCCCTCCCGCCGCCTCGATGGCGCGGTTGGCGATCACCTCGTTCACGTTCATGTTGGTCTGGGTGCCGGAGCCCGTCTGCCACACCTTCAGGGGGAATTCCGCGTCCAGCTCCCCTCTGGCCACCTCCTCGGCCGCCGCCACGACCAGCTCCGCCAGCTGGGGATCGAGCCTGCCCTTGTCCCGGTTCACCTCGGCGCAGGCCGCCTTGAGCTGGCCGAAGGCCCGCACCACGGGCAGCGGCATCGGCTGACCGAACGGGAAGAACCGCAGCGAGCGCTGGGTCTGGGCGCCCCAGTAGCGGTTGGCGGGCACCGCGATCGGGCCCATGCTGTCGGTCTCGATCCGGGTCGGGGGGCTGGCGGCGGTCATCGGCTGCCGATCACCTCGGTGTTCAGCTCGTTGAAGCTCATGCTGCCGCTGCTCTGGAAGGAGTCCGGCAGGGGGATGCCGGTGGCCTGACTCACGGCGGGGTTGATGCGATCCACCGACACGGGGCCCTCGGCATCGAGCAGCACCCGGCCTTCGCCATCGAGCACCACCACCTGGGGGATGTGGCCGTGCCAGTAGTGGGCCGGGTCGCCGGCGCCGGTCTCGGGCCGGTTCTGGAGGGGATCGGTCACCAGGGGAATCAGCTCGATGCTGTTGCCCCAGAGCCGTTGCAGCTCCGATACCACCGGCGAGAACTGCTTGCTGGCGGCATCATCGTCGAGATAGAAGACCAGCACCGCCGGCCGGTGCTCCTGCAGGGTCTGGGCCAGGCTGCTGCGCGGCGGCACCAGGGAACCGTTGCCGGCGTAGAGGGCGTAGATGTTGCCGTCGTAGGTGTTGTTGGTGAGGGAAGCGAGGGCAGGGTTGACCCCGCAGAGGATCACGGCCAGGGTCAGCAGCGGCGCCAGCACCGCCCCCATCACGGCCGCCAGCCCGTTCTCCAGCAGGCCCTGACTCCACGGCCTCGTGTCGTGCTCCGGCTTCCGCAACGCCCTGGTCCCCATGGAATGGGGCCATTGTGGAGGGTTGGCCCTCCCCCTAGGGGCGGCCGGTGCGCCGGCCCATGCCCTGCACGATGCCCCGTCCCACCAGACCGATCGCCCGGCCCACCACCTCGGTGAGCAGCACCACCACCAGGTTGCCGAGACTCTGCACCAGCTGCCGCAGCTGGGGCGCCACCGCATCGCGGGTTTCCAGGGCCAGGGTCACCAGCTGCTGGAGCGGGCCCAGGCGCTGCAGCTCACCGTCCCTGGGCTCCAGCAGGTTCACGGCGCCGATGCGTCCGCTGTCCACGCACAGCAGCTGGCGCCGGCTTTCGTAGATGGCGATCGGCCGCTCGAACAGGTCGCCCCAGCGCTGCTGCGCGTTGAGCTGGTTCCGCAGCCGCTCGAGATTGCGGGTGGCCAGCAGGTCGGAGCGCAGCAGGTAGCGCCGCAGCTCGGGCCAGCTGCCGCAGCAGGCCAGCACATCGGCCGCGAGCAGTTCGGCGGTGCGCACCAGCCAGTTGGCCACCAGGCGCTCCAGGTGCAGTACGGCCCGCAGTTCATCGGCGGGCACCAGCTGGCCATCCACCAGCAGCGGCTGGGCCAGCACCAGCGTCGCCAGCATCGGCTGCAGATCGGGCAGTTCCGGGTCGATCACCGTGAGGTCGCTGGAGGCGATCAGGGTGCGAGACACCGGCTCCAGCATCCCCTGGCGCGGCAGCTGCACGTAAGGGCTGGCCATGGCCCGCAGCGCCTGTTCACGCAGCTGGGGCTGGCAGGCCAGCCACCGTTCCAGCAGCGCATCGGCTCCTTCCGCGTCGGCGGCCAGCTGGCCCCGCAGGCTCTCCAGCTGGTCCAGCAGCGCCAGCAGCAGGTCGCGGCAGCGCTCCGGATGGAGGCCCTCGATGGCGAGCAGCTGCCCGCTCCGGTTCTCGAGCCCGGTGGCGATGGCCGCCTCCAGCCGCTGACGCACGGCCTGCCAGATGCCGGCCGCATTGCGCTGCTGGAGGGTGAGGATGCCGCCACGGCTCTCGGCCCCGGGTCCGGGGGTCACCGAAGCTGAAGCCGAAGCGGGAGCCCCGGACTCCGGCAGCTCCCAGGCCAGGCTCAGGGGGCCCCACAGCAGCAGCAGCAGCTGCCTGGCGCAGGCCAGCTCCCGCAGGCGGCCCTCCAGGGCCCAGCGCTGCAGGGGCTGGCTGGGCGGGGGATCCAGCAGCCGCTGGCAGAGGGCACGGGTGGCCTCGATCTGCTCCAGCCCGCTCACCAGCAGATGCTGGCCCAGCCCAAGCGGCTGGGGGGCCTCCCCCTCCGGCCGCAGCGCTGCGCCGGTCTGGAGCTGCAGCACCCGCCCGCCGGCCCGCAGGGTGCGGATGGCCTCCAGCAGCTCCTCCGGGCTTGGCGCTTCCAGCAGGCCATGGGCGGAGAGCTCCAGCAGGGTGGAGGCCGCCACGCCGTGGCCCGGCGGCAGCAGCACCAGCAGGGGCGCCGGGCGCCAGCGCTCCCGCAGCAGCAGGGTTTCGCGCCGCAGACTTTCGCCCGTGGTGCCGGCGGCGGGCCGCCATAGCACCAGGGTCGGAGCCCCCTTCAGCAGGGAGGGGTCGTCGACCGTCTCCAGATCGTCGAAGTGCTCGGCCAGCAGCCGCAGCAGCCCCGATGCCACCAGGGGTTCAGCGAACAGCAGGAGCTGCGGACTCACGCACCAGGGCCGAGTTGATGGCCCAAGGTAACGAGCTCAGGGCTGTTTCTCCAGCGGCCGCCGGCAGCGCCTGCCGGTGAGGTTGAGGGTGTACGACTCGATGCGGAAGCCCGTGCGCTCCTCGATCTGGCGCAGCAGGTCGGGCGGGAGTTCCACATCGAGATCCTCGATCGCTCCGGATTCGAGGCAGGTGATGTGGCTGTGGGGATCGCTGCGGTAGCCGTAGAGCCTGCCGTTGGCCCGGTCGAGGCATTCGATCACCCCGGCGGACTGGAGCGCCTCCAGGTTCTGGTACACGGAGGTGTGGCCGATGTTGCGGCCCAGGTCGTTCAGCTTCTCGAAGATGTCGCGAGCGCTGAGGTGGCTTTTCTCGGCCCAGAGCAGATCGAGCACCATGCGCCGCTGACGGCTCAGGCGCATGCCGAGATCACGGCAGCGTCGGTAGACCGCTTCCACACTGGTGGGGAGGGTCGCGGGGGCCGACGTGGTCAATCCGGATCATCACAGCAGGACTTTTTCTGTTATAGAGCAGGCCACAAGCGTTCCGTGTACGGGTTGCCAGGACCGGTCGCCGAGGCCGGCTCCTGGGGCGGGCAGCTTGGGCCCGGCTCTTCAGGCGATGGCGGCGCTCCCCGGCGGGTCGCCGCAGTCCTGCAGCCGCCCCTCACCCACGGCTTCGATGGCTTCGGCCAGGTCCACGGAGCCGTCGTAGAGGGCCCGTCCCACGATCACCCCTTCCACCCCGAGGGGCGCGAGGCTCAGCAGCGAGAGCAGGTGTTCGAGGCAGCCCACGCCCCCGGAGGCGATCACCGGCACCGCGCTGGCCGTGGCCATCGCCCGCAGTGCTTCGAGGTTGGGGCCGGCGAGGGTGCCGTCGGTGGCGATGTCGGTGCTGATGATGGCGGCCACGCCGCTGCGGCTGAAACGGCCGGCCAGGGCTGTGGCTTCGGTGCTGCTGGCGCTCACCCAGCCCCGGGTGGCCACCATGCCGTCGCGGGCGTCGATGCCCACCACGATGCGGCCGGGGTGGCGGGCGGCCAGGGTGTCCACCAGCTCCGGTTGCTCCACCGCCACGGTGCCGAGGATCACCCGATCGAGCCCGCAGGCCAGCAGCTCCTCGGCCCGCTCCTCACTGCGCACGCCGCCGCCCAGCTGCACCGGAATGGAGAGCGCCGCCGTGATCGCCTTCACCACGGCATCGTTCACCGGCAGTCCGGTGCGGGCGCCATCGAGGTCCACCAGGTGCAAGCGGGTGGCCCCCTGGGCCTGCCAGGCCAGGGCCTGGGCCACGGGATCCTCGGAGAAGCGGGTCACCTGGCCGTAGTCGCCCTGATGCAGTCGCACGCACTGCCCCTCCAGCAGGTCGATGGCGGGGATGATCTGCATGGAGCGGCGCAGTGGCTGCCAGCCAGGCTGCCAGAGCCTCCTGTCCCGCAGCTCGGGCAGGGGCACCAGCAGCCGCAGGCTCGGATCCAGCACGGCGGCCAGTTCGGCGGCCCGGTCGCGCCGCCCCCCGCGCTCCCCCACGAGCGTGAAGTGGCGATGCCCCCGGGTGCGTTCCAGCACGCCGGCCTGGGCCGTGTAGGCCGGACTCAGACGCATGGGGCCGGACTGACTGGCGTCATCCTGAAGCGTCATCGTGGGCCGGTGGCGCGGAGCCGGCATGGCGTTTCTGCTGGAGCTGGTGCCTGCGCTGCTGGTCGGCCTGGGGCTGGCGCGCCGCTGGCCCCATCTCTCCACCCGCCTGGCGCCCTTGCTGGTGCACTGGGGCGTGCCGTTCAGCGTGATGGGGCTGCTGCTGCGCACCGGCGTGGACGCCCGCTTCCTGGACGTGCTGCTGATCACCCTGGTGGCGGTGGCCTCGACCCTGCTGCTGGTGCGCGGGCTGCCGGCGCTGCGGCGACGGCTGCCCGGGCCCGTGGAGCAGTGGGGGGCCGTGGTGGGGAACACGGCCTACTTCGGCATCCCCGCCGCCCTGGCCCTGCTGCCGCCGGAGGCGGTGGCCTACAGCGTGAGTTACGACCTCGCCGCCACCCTCTTCACCTGGAGCCTGGGGCCCCTGCTGTTCACGGGCCAGCGGGCCGCGCCCCGGGCCCTGCTGCTGGGCCTGGCGGGCAGTCCGGCTCTGCGCGGCGTGGGGGCGGCCCTGCTGGTTCAACTGACGCCCTGGCGGGAGACGCTGGCCGGGGCGCTGTGGTGGCCGGCCCGGCTGGTGCTGCTGTTGTCGTTGCTGGTGGTGGGCATGCGCATGGGCGGGGCCCTGGGGGAACCTCTGCCCCGGCGGCTGTGGTGGCCGCTGGGGATCAAGCTGCTGATCTTCCCCGCCGGCATGCTGCTGCTCACGAGCCTGCTGGCCCTGCCGGCCCTGGTGCGGGCCGCCCTGGTGCTCCAGGCGGCCACGCCCACCGCCGTGTCGGTGCTGCTGCTGGCGGAGGTGCGGCCCTTGCAGGCGGCCGTTCCCGAGGCCGGGGTGGGGCATGCCGATGGCGAGCAGGCGGCGTCCCTGGTGCTGTGGAGCACCCTGCTGGGGCTGGCCACGGTGCCCGTCTGGGCCAGGCTGCTGATGGCCTGAGGGCCGTACAGGCCGGATTCCGGCCGTGGCTGGTGGGGCAGTCGGTCCGCTGGCGAAGGGTGGCTGGCGAGGTGCCGTTTCCTGGGGTTTCCTTGGGCAGGTGGTGCATGAACCCCACGTCGCCCTGTCTGCCTTGACTTGCGTGCCTTGAGCCTCTCCACGTCGTCCGGAGCAACACCGCGGGATCGGCGCCCTTTCGCTCAGGCCGGGGTTGTCGCCCTGGCCTCGGTGCCGGCCTCGCTGCGGCGGCTCCATGCCCTGCGTTGTCTGCACCGGCTGGTGCCCGAGGGCCTGCTCGAACCCCATGTGCAGCCCATCGTGGATCTCCACACCGGGGAGATCGCGGCCCTGGAGGTGCTGCTGCGGGTTCGCGGCGGGGCTGGCCTGCCGGACCTTCCCCCCGAGCACTGGATCGCCCTGGCGGAGGAGGAGGGCTGCATCGAGTCCATCGGTCTGGCGATGTTTCGGGCCGGCTGCGAGCTGCTGGCGCAACCCGCCCTGCGCCGCTGCCCCATCGGGGTGAATGTGAATCTCTCGGTGCTGCAGCTGCGCTCCCCCCAGCTGCTGGATCAGCTGCGTGGTCTGGCCGAGGCCTCCGCTGTCGACTGCGCGGCCATCTGCCTGGAACTCACCGAGAGCCACCAGCTGGGCGACGATCCGGAGCTGCTTCAGCGGCTGGACCGCCTGGCTGCCTGTGGTTTCAATCTGGCCCTCGATGACTTCGGCACCGGCTACGCCTCCCTGGCGGTGCTCCGCAGCTTTCCCTTCTCCCATGTGAAGGTGGATCGCTCCTTCGTGGCGGATCTGCCCCACTCCTCCCGCTCCAGAGCCCTCTGCCAGGTGATGCTGCAGATGGGTGAAGCCTGCGGCCTCACCGTGACTGCCGAGGGGGTGGAGACGGCCGAGCAGCTCGCCCTGCTCCAGGCGATGGGCTTCTCGCGGCTCCAGGGCTATCTCTTCGGCCGTCCCAGCCCGGCGGCTGACGTCGAGCTGCTCCTGACCGCG
This sequence is a window from Cyanobium sp. PCC 7001. Protein-coding genes within it:
- a CDS encoding thylakoid membrane photosystem I accumulation factor — translated: MGAVLAPLLTLAVILCGVNPALASLTNNTYDGNIYALYAGNGSLVPPRSSLAQTLQEHRPAVLVFYLDDDAASKQFSPVVSELQRLWGNSIELIPLVTDPLQNRPETGAGDPAHYWHGHIPQVVVLDGEGRVLLDAEGPVSVDRINPAVSQATGIPLPDSFQSSGSMSFNELNTEVIGSR
- the speB gene encoding agmatinase, which encodes MVSPSGAEGAFDRQHPGEGFRALEKERQLPLTGWQQEVDQAHRFGLEAAESIIDRRISTFSRGELPHYAGINTFMKAPYIEDVNRVGEFDVAVLGVPHDSGTTYRPGTRFGPQGIRRISALYTPYNYEMGVDLREQIKLCDVGDIFTIPANNEKSFDQISKGVAHVFSSGAFPIILGGDHSIGFPTVRGVCRHLGDKKVGIIHFDRHVDTQEIDLDERMHTCPWFHATNMANAPAQNLVQLGIGGWQVPREGVKVCRERGTNVLTVTDICEMGLEAAAKFAIERATDGTDCVYISFDIDCIDAGFVPGTGWPEPGGLLPREALKLLELIVRNVPVCGLEVVEVSPPYDISDMTSLMATRVICDTMAHLVVSGQLPRKAKPGWISDICNMHVDQAWR
- the fumC gene encoding class II fumarate hydratase; the protein is MTAASPPTRIETDSMGPIAVPANRYWGAQTQRSLRFFPFGQPMPLPVVRAFGQLKAACAEVNRDKGRLDPQLAELVVAAAEEVARGELDAEFPLKVWQTGSGTQTNMNVNEVIANRAIEAAGGVLGSKQPVHPNDHVNLSQSSNDTFPAALHVAVALELHHQLVPSVEALKAALEVKATAYSRVVKIGRTHLQDAVPLSLGQEFSGYGAQLQLGLDTLRAALPQLHQLAIGGTAVGTGLNAPQGFGEAVATRLSERLGLPFTSAPNKFQALAGHEPLAAVHGALTVLAGSLMKIGNDIRWLASGPRCGLGELVLPENEPGSSIMPGKVNPTQCESLTMVAVQVMGNNAAVQMAASQGNFELNVFKPLLAHNVLESIALLAGACEGFRAHCIEGLVADEARIATLLDQSLMLVTALTPAIGYDRACAIAKHAHQHKLSLREAALVLGELSAEEFDQWVQPEQMLAAGGRP
- a CDS encoding EAL domain-containing protein, giving the protein MSLSTSSGATPRDRRPFAQAGVVALASVPASLRRLHALRCLHRLVPEGLLEPHVQPIVDLHTGEIAALEVLLRVRGGAGLPDLPPEHWIALAEEEGCIESIGLAMFRAGCELLAQPALRRCPIGVNVNLSVLQLRSPQLLDQLRGLAEASAVDCAAICLELTESHQLGDDPELLQRLDRLAACGFNLALDDFGTGYASLAVLRSFPFSHVKVDRSFVADLPHSSRSRALCQVMLQMGEACGLTVTAEGVETAEQLALLQAMGFSRLQGYLFGRPSPAADVELLLTAPLAL
- a CDS encoding DUF3685 domain-containing protein: MSPQLLLFAEPLVASGLLRLLAEHFDDLETVDDPSLLKGAPTLVLWRPAAGTTGESLRRETLLLRERWRPAPLLVLLPPGHGVAASTLLELSAHGLLEAPSPEELLEAIRTLRAGGRVLQLQTGAALRPEGEAPQPLGLGQHLLVSGLEQIEATRALCQRLLDPPPSQPLQRWALEGRLRELACARQLLLLLWGPLSLAWELPESGAPASASASVTPGPGAESRGGILTLQQRNAAGIWQAVRQRLEAAIATGLENRSGQLLAIEGLHPERCRDLLLALLDQLESLRGQLAADAEGADALLERWLACQPQLREQALRAMASPYVQLPRQGMLEPVSRTLIASSDLTVIDPELPDLQPMLATLVLAQPLLVDGQLVPADELRAVLHLERLVANWLVRTAELLAADVLACCGSWPELRRYLLRSDLLATRNLERLRNQLNAQQRWGDLFERPIAIYESRRQLLCVDSGRIGAVNLLEPRDGELQRLGPLQQLVTLALETRDAVAPQLRQLVQSLGNLVVVLLTEVVGRAIGLVGRGIVQGMGRRTGRP
- a CDS encoding Fur family transcriptional regulator, encoding MRLSRQRRMVLDLLWAEKSHLSARDIFEKLNDLGRNIGHTSVYQNLEALQSAGVIECLDRANGRLYGYRSDPHSHITCLESGAIEDLDVELPPDLLRQIEERTGFRIESYTLNLTGRRCRRPLEKQP
- a CDS encoding AEC family transporter; the protein is MAFLLELVPALLVGLGLARRWPHLSTRLAPLLVHWGVPFSVMGLLLRTGVDARFLDVLLITLVAVASTLLLVRGLPALRRRLPGPVEQWGAVVGNTAYFGIPAALALLPPEAVAYSVSYDLAATLFTWSLGPLLFTGQRAAPRALLLGLAGSPALRGVGAALLVQLTPWRETLAGALWWPARLVLLLSLLVVGMRMGGALGEPLPRRLWWPLGIKLLIFPAGMLLLTSLLALPALVRAALVLQAATPTAVSVLLLAEVRPLQAAVPEAGVGHADGEQAASLVLWSTLLGLATVPVWARLLMA
- the hisA gene encoding 1-(5-phosphoribosyl)-5-[(5-phosphoribosylamino)methylideneamino]imidazole-4-carboxamide isomerase; the encoded protein is MQIIPAIDLLEGQCVRLHQGDYGQVTRFSEDPVAQALAWQAQGATRLHLVDLDGARTGLPVNDAVVKAITAALSIPVQLGGGVRSEERAEELLACGLDRVILGTVAVEQPELVDTLAARHPGRIVVGIDARDGMVATRGWVSASSTEATALAGRFSRSGVAAIISTDIATDGTLAGPNLEALRAMATASAVPVIASGGVGCLEHLLSLLSLAPLGVEGVIVGRALYDGSVDLAEAIEAVGEGRLQDCGDPPGSAAIA